The stretch of DNA GCCCCAGTCGAAGATGCGCACCTGGTGGGAGTGGATCTGCCCGGCCTCGAACGTGGAGCCGTCGGTGAAGTAGGCCTCGGTCCGGGGAATCGGCACGAGACCGGCCATCGCGATGCCGACGGCCGCCACCCCGGCTGCACCGGTGCCCATCGCGGACCGGGTCTCCCGCCCGGCGCGCTGCCACAGCCGGACCGCCAGCAGCGCCACGATGATCCCGGCCGCGAAGAGCGCCCACGGTGTCGCCATCGCGTTGGCCACGTACCCGAGGTACGGGACGTCGAGGAACACGCGGTCGACCTCGGTGGCCAGGTACGGCTGACTGTCGGGCTGCGCGTTGGCGTCGCCGCGGAGGGTGAAGCTGATCTGCTCGCCGGCCTTCTCGACCTCGACGACCCGGTGCGTCACGCGAACGCCGCTGGCGCTCTCGACGGAGATCACGTCCCCGACGGCCACGTCGCCGGCATCGACCGTCTTGGCCAGGCCGAGCGCGCCCGCGTGGATCGCGGGCTCCATCGAGCTCGAACGGAAGATGAGCGGCTGGACGCCGGCGACCACGGTGGCGAGTCCGAGGACGAGCGACATCGCGCCCAGGAATGCCGTCACCCACAGCAGGACGTTGCCGCCGGTGCGCAGCACACGAAGCAGCCGCTGCCTCATGGCGCCCCGACCTGCTTGGCCGAGATGACGACCCGGATGGTCGTGGACGTCCCCTGGAAGGAGTTGGGCGCGGCGGACGACAGACCGGCCAGCATGCAGACGCGGATCGACTCGTTGGCGTTCATCCGGATCGGGGTGTTGTTCGGCGTGACCGGCTGTCCCGTGGTCGAGAGCACGTGGTTGGTCCACCACGGCGTGCCGCCGGTGCACGTACCGGTGCGGTTCACGGCCTCGCGGGTGCCGACGTTGTTGGCCGTGCCACCCAGCATGGTCGTGGCCGAGAGGTGCGGGTTCATGTCGTTGGTCGTCGACGTCCCGACCGCAGTGAAGGTCAGCGGCGTCGTGCCGACGTTGCGCATGTGCAGCTCCATGCTCACGGACTCGCCGGGCGAGACGTTGTCGAGCTGCATGACGGAGTACGTCCACGACTGGTTGAGTCCGACGGCCTCCCACCGGATCTCACCCGTGACCGGGTCACGTCCGCCGAGCTGGAGGTCCAGACTGCCGGCCTCGATCTTGCCCGTGGTGAAGGTGGCGGTGTCGGCCCAGTACGCCGTGGTGCCCACGGCAGCGAACCCCAGGACCAGGCCGAGCGACAGCAGCAGCCGAACCGGGACCGAGGCCACCACTCGCCACGTCGAGCGCAGGCGACCGTCGTGGCTGGTCATCGCGGTGTCACGCATGGTTCGTCTTCCCTTTCGCGCCGCCCGGCCGCGATGAACGCGGCACCGGCGGTGATGGCGAGGATGGCCGTCCAGATCAGTATGGCTGGGGTGTCCGACCCCGTGCGCGCCAAGTCGCTCGCGTCGTCGCGGACGCCGGCACCGGATCCGTCGGAGTCGTTCGAGTCCGCCGGAGCCGCAGTCGGGTCCTCGTTCGCGCTGTCGTCCGAGTTGTCGGTCGGACGGTCGGTGGGCGACTCCTCACCGGGTCCCGGATCCGTGCCCTCCACGGCCTCGGCCAGCCGGACCTCGATCACGAAGTCCAGCGAAGAGGCCTGCGAGGCGTTGGACGAGGCTGGGTCGAAGGCCGCCTCCAGGTCGACGCGCACGGCGCTGCCCGGACTGATGCTCGCCGCTGTGAGCTCCGGCGACGAGACACCGTTGCGCAGGACGAACCAGCGTCCGTCCACCCGCGCGCGCAGACGGAGATGGTCGGCGGCCAGGAGCCGGTCGGTGTCGTCGCTACTCACCGAGGCCGTCAGCTCGGCGTCCGAGCTCTCCTGGTTGCGGACGTGGAACGAGACGGTGCGCTTGTCACCGGGGACCCAGACGGCATCCTGATCGAAGAGGGGCTCGCTGATGGTGTCGGCCCATTGCGTACCGTCCGTGCTCAGGCCGATCCCGTCGTCAGCCGCTGCGGGCGAGATGCCCGCGAACGCGAGGCCGAGCGCGAGGGCGGTCGTCAGGAGCCGCCTCATTGCCTCGCCTCCTCGTCCGTGGGTCGAGCACGTCTGAACCGTTCTCGGAGTGCCCCGCCCAGCATCCAGGCGGCGTACAATCCCAGTCCCCCGGCGACGACGTAGACCGCGGCGTTGCGCCGGTCCTGTCCGATCGCGTTGCTCATCCATCCCAGCTTGGGGACGGCGTACCAGAGGGTTCCCTTGATCTGCACCGGCATGACCGGCGTTCGGTCGACGCTCGAGTTGGCGTCGCCCTGCGTGATGAAGCGGCGCTCACCGTCGGCTCCGAGAGCCACGGAGACGACCCGGTGGGTCACGACCGCTCGCTCACCCGACGCCAGCTGGTAGGTCACGACCTCGCCGACGCCGATCTGTTCGGCGGGGGTCGGCCTCACCACCACGAGCGTTCCGGGCGGGTACTTCGGCTCCATGGAGCTGGTGAGGATCGTGTAGGGCGTGGCGCCCCCGATCCGTGGGATCAGCACACCGACCGCGACCGCCGAGACGGCCACGAGGATGACGAGCCAGGCAACCACCTGGCCGGCCCACCGGAGCGCCGTGAAGCGCCCTCGGTCGGTCGTACTCGTCATCCCCGTGACCTCACTCATCGATGGTCGATTGCGAACTCAAGCCTTCGTCACGGCGTGGCGTCGGACTGCGTGAGCGTGATGTTGCCCTCGGTGAGGTCGAGCGTCATGCCCTGCGACGTGTTGTCGACGGTCGTGCCGAACGGGAAGTCGACGACGACGGTCGCGCCGAGCACGTCACCGTCGTTGGCGTCCGTGATCTCGGCGCCGGCCGCCAGCGGAGCAGCATCGAGCGTGTACGTGTCGGTGACGGTCATCTTGTCGGCGACGCTCGCCGTTCCGTCCAGACCGGTGAAGTCGACGTCCGCCTGCAGGTTGTCGCCCGTCGCGCCGATGGTCCACGTGCCCGTGTAGCGGAGCGTGTCACCGGGAACGACCAGGACGGAGGAGAGGTCGTTGCCTGCCACGGCGGTGCCGTTCAGCGTCCAGGTGGCCGCCGTGCCCGAAGGCGTCAGGGTCAGTGTGCCGGCCTCGATGTTGCCGCCGACGACGTCGCCCTCGGCATTCCAGTACGCGAGCGAGCCTGCGCCACCCAGCAGCAGGACGGCGGCGGCTCCGGCGGCGACGGCGCCCTTGGTGGACTTGTTCATGTGTTTTCTCCTTGGGTTGGCTGATCGACCATCGATCAGTTGCTTCATCTATGTAACGACGGATCGGCGGAAAAATGACGCCGAATTCCGAAAGAATCTTGGGTGTATGACAGAGGTCACGACGGGATTGTGACATGGGTCCCATGAACTGGGACATTTGTTCCACGAGAGCGGGAACAGGACGCAGGGGGAATCCACACGCGTCCGAGGACGCGGCAGGCGTTATCCCAAGCGTAACATTCATCACATGCGTTTACTCAATTTGCAGGAGACGTCACCGCCGAGCAGCTGAAGTCGTTGAAGAACGCCGACCGGGTCACCCGGTAGGACCGGTAGCTGGCCGACCGCCAGGTCAGCGCTCCCCCGGGACCGACGAGAGCGGAGTACACGCGCAGGTGGTAGGTGGTCGAGGAGAACCAGCCGCCGGCGGACCCGGAGTTGAACGTGAAGCTGTTCGAGCCGTTGGGCGCCACCGACGCCTCGGCGTCGGGACTGCCGAAGGCGGCATCGTCGTCCACCTCGTAGTAGTAGCCGTGGCGCGCGTCGTCGTCCGACCAGCTGACGACCGCTGACGTCGAGAGGAAGGGCTTGCTGCAGCTGATGCTCGACGGACGCGTCGGGAGGGCCGCCGCGCCCACGGACCCGGTGGTCAGCTGCGCGGAGTCGCTGAAGGCTGCCGTCGTCGACTGCACCGCCGGACCCACCGTCGCGGAGAGGGCGAGCGCAGCCAACGAGACGCCCATCGTCACGGGGCGGAGCACGGCGCTCGCACCGCGCGTCGAGGAGTCGCCATCGACGTCGCCATCGCCGTCGTGGCCCGACGACGGACCTCGGGGCTCGTCGTCGTCCTCGTCCTGGCGGCGGAAGCCGAGGTAGAGCAGACCTGCCACCACGAGGCCGACGACGAACATGCCGTTGGGAGAGCCGAAGAGGTTGACCAGGCGACCGACCTCGGGCACGGCGAACGACACGCGCTCCACGTCATCGACGCGGTAGGACTCCTGGTCCGGCGAGAGGTTCGCGTCGCCCTTGAGCTGCAGGATCGCGCTCCCGTCGTCCTGGCGATCCACCTTCGTGATCCGGTGCGTGATGCGCGTGCCGCGATCGTTGATCACACTCACGATGTCCCCCTCGGCGAGGTCCACCGCTTCGACCGTCGTGGCGAACGCGAGGTCGCCGGCACCGATCGCGGGCTCCATGGAGCCGGACGTGAAGACCAGCGGCGTGAGGCCGAAGGCGAACATGACGCCCGTCCACACGAGGCACAGCGTTCCGAGGGCGGCGCCGATCCACAGGATCGTCTCGCGCAGTCGGCGTCTCACAGGAGCTGCGATGCCGTGAGACTGAAGGTGGTGGTGGCGCTCGTGCTCTGCGCCGCGTTGCTGGCGGTGGAGGGAAGCGACACCTGGATGCAGAGGGTCTTGCTGAAGGTCGCCCCGCCCAGGTTCACCACGGGGTTCGTGCCACCGATCACCGACTGGCCGGTGGATCCGAGCGCCACACCGGTGGAGACGCTCGTTCCGGTGCAGGAGGCACTCCGCAGCCCGTTCGCATTCGTGGTCTGCGTGCCGGCGGTCCCCTCGAAGACGCTCCAGCGCAGGTGGGAGGCGAGCCCACCGGCCGACGTGGCGGTCGCGCTGAGGCCGAAGCCTGCCGTGTTGGCCCGGCGTTGCACCGGGACGGTGAAGGCGAAGCTCTCGCCGGGAATCAGGGAGGAAGCCGACAGGGCTGTTCGGGTGACCGCGCCGCCCTGCCCGGAGAGCTCGCCGTCGATCAGCAGGTCCAGGGAGCCCGACTGGATCGTGCCGCTCGTCAGCTGGGCCTCGTCCGTCCAGTAGGCCAAGGTGTTCACGCTGGTCAGGCCCAGCGCGAGACCGAGACCCAGCAGGGCGCGGGTCCGCCGCATCGCCACGACGGCGAGCAAACGAGAGGGGATGGAGCGTCTCTGCATCAACTTCTCTTCCTTCTCCCCCGCCAGCAACTTTGGACAAGTCCCATACAACGACGGAACGTGGTGCTGATGGGGTCAAACGTGAAAGAAACGCGAGTTAGTGGCCGAGATCACGACTGATTGATGGGGTACGGCTAGTTCGTTGTGACCAGGTCCATGACACGAAAGAACGCCCCCGGTGGATACCGGGGGCGTTCTGACGAAATGGAGTGGCGGCACTCACCAACCGCGAGTCTCCAGGCGGTGGGGCTCGGGGATCTCGTCGACGTTGATGCCGACCATGGCCTCGCCGAGACCGCGCGAGACCTTGGCGATGACGTCGGGATCGTCGTAGAACGTCGTGGCCTTGACGATGGCCTCGGCGCGCTGGGCGGGGTTGCCGGACTTGAAGATGCCCGAGCCGACGAACACGCCCTCGGCGCCGAGCTGCATCATCATCGCGGCGTCGGCCGGGGTGGCGATGCCACCGGCGGTGAAGAGCACGACGGGGAGCTTGCCGGCCTCGGCGACCTCGACGACCAGGTCGTACGGCGCCTGGAGCTCCTTGGCCGCGACGAACAGCTCGTCCTTCGGCAGGCTCTGCAGGCGAGCGATCTCGGCACGGATCTTGCGCATGTGGCCCGTGGCGTTGGAGACGTCGCCCGTGCCGGCCTCGCCCTTGGACCGGATCATCGCGGCGCCCTCGGTGATGCGACGCAGCGCCTCACCCAGGTTCGTCGCACCGCACACGAAGGGAACCGTGTAGGCCCACTTGTCGATGTGGTTGGCGTAGTCGGCCGGGGTCAGGACCTCGGACTCGTCGATGTAGTCCACGCCGAGGCTCTGCAGGACCTGCGCCTCGGCGAAGTGACCGATGCGCGCCTTCGCCATGACGGGGATCGAGACGGCCTCGATGATTCCGTCGATCAGGTCGGGGTCGCTCATCCGCGCGACGCCGCCCTGGGATCGGATGTCGGCCGGCACACGCTCGAGCGCCATGACGGCGACTGCGCCCGCGTCCTCGGCGATCTTGGCCTGCTCGGCGTCGACGACGTCCATGATGACGCCGCCCTTCAGCATCTCGGCCATGCCGCGCTTGACCCGGGCGCTGCCGGTCGTGGACTGGTCGTTGCTGGGGTTCTGGGTGCTCACAGGTCAAGTCTACGAGGCGTCTGCGGCGCTTCACGCATCGCTCGGCGCCCGCGAGACGGACGGCCCCGGATCAGGCCGCTTCGGCCTGCCGCTTGACCATCGCCATCCGCTGCCCGACGGTCACCGCGCTGGCGACCGCGAGGGCCCAGAGCGTGATGTGCTGCAGGACCGGCAGGTCGAACAGGCCCGACAGGCCGGTCATCACGAGGATGGCCACGAGGCGGTCGGAGCGCTCCGCGATGCCGCCCTTGGCCTCCATGCCGAGCGACTCGGCGCGAGCCCGCGCGTACGAGGTCAGGCCGCCCAGGACGAGGCACGCCAGCGCGAGGCACAGGTAGACCTTCGAGTCGCCCTCCCACGCGTACCAGAGCGCGATGCCGCCGAAGACCGCCGCGTCGCCGACGCGGTCGAGCGTGGAGTCCAGGAACGCCCCGTACTTGGAGGTACGGCCGAGCTTGCGCGCCATCGTGCCGTCGATGATGTCGCTGAACACGAACGCCGTGATGAAGATCGTGCCCCAGAAGAACTCGCCCTGCGGGAAGAGCCACAGGGCACCGACGCAGACGCCGATCGTGCCGACCCACGTGACCATGTCGGGGGTCACGCCGATCTTGATGAGGCCGTCGGCGACCGGCGAGAACAGCCGGTTCCAGAAGGCACGGAAACGCTCCAGCATCAGGCCATCTTCTCCCACACGTCCCGCAGCAGCTCGGCCGACTCGGCGATCGTCTGCGGCAGCGCCTTCGTGCGCCCGACGACGGTCATGAAGTTGGCGTCGCCGCCCCAGCGCGGGACCACGTGCTGGTGCAGGTGCTGCGAGATCGAGCCACCCGCCGAGGCCCCGAGGTTGAGCCCCACGTTGAACCCGTGCGGCGAGCTGACCTCGCCGATCGCGCGGATCGCCTGCTGGGTCAGCAGGGTCAGCTCACTGGACTCCTCGAGCGACAGCTCGGTCAGGCCCGACTCGTGGCGCAGCGGCAGCACCATGAGGTGGCCGGGGTTGTACGGGTACAGGTTCATCGCCACGAAGCAGTGCTCGCCGCGCACCACGATCAGGTCCGTCTGCCGTTCCCCCGCGACCATCGCGCAGAACGGGCAGCCCGCGTCATTGCCGGCCTCCCGCACGTAGGCCATGCGGTAGGGCGCCCACAGCCGTTCGAGGCCGTCGGGATCGGGCATCAGACCTGCACCCGGTCGCGGACGGCCGTCACGATCTTGTCGATCGCGTCGTCGAGCGACACCCCGTTCTCCTGCTCGCCGTTGCGGAAGCGGAACGAGACGGCGTTCGCCTCGACGTCCTTGTCGCCGACCAGCACCATGAACGGCACCTTCTGCGTCTGGGCGTTGCGGATCTTCTTCTGCATGCGCTCGTCGGAGTCGTCGACCTCGAAGCGGATCCCCTCGGCGCGCAGGCGCACCGCGAGCCGCTCCAGGTACTCCACGTGCCGCTCGGCCACGGGGATGCCGACGGCCTGCACGGGCGCGAGCCACGGAGGGAACGCACCGGCGTAGTGCTCGACCAGCACGCCCATGAACCGCTCGATCGAGCCGAACTTCGCCGAGTGGATCATCACCGGCTGCTGGCGGGTGCCGTCGGCGGCGACGTACTCGAGGTTGAACCGGTCGGCGGACGGCATGTTGAAGTCGTACTGCACGGTGCCCATCTGCCACGTGCGGCCGATCGCGTCGCGCGCCTGCACCGAGACCTTGGGCCCGTAGTAGGCCGCGCCGCCCGGGTCGGGCACCAGCTCGAGACCGGTCGCCGTGGCGACCTCCTCGAGGACCTTGGTGGCGTTCTCCCAGTCCTCGTCCGAGCCGATGAACTTGTCCTTGGACGCGTCGCGGGTCGAGAGCTCGAGGTAGTAGTCGTCCATCCCGAAGTCGTCGAGCAGGCTCAGCATGAAGTTCAGCAGGTGCGCCACCTCGGCGGGGGCCTGCTCGGGCGTGACGTAGGAGTGCGAGTCGTCCTGGGCGAAGCCGCGCACGCGGGTCAGGCCGTGGATCACGCCCGACTTCTCGTTGCGGTAGACGTGACCGAACTCGAACAGGCGCAGCGGCAGCTCGCGGTACGAGCGCTGGCGCGACCGGAAGATCAGGTTGTGCATCGGGCAGTTCATCGCCTTGAGGCGGTAGTCGCCACCGTCGATCTCCAGCGCCGGGAACATGCCCTCGCCGTAGTGCGGCAGGTGGCCGGACGTGTAGAACAGCCCCTCCTTCGCGATGTGCGGCGTGCCGACGTACTCGAAGCCCTCCTCGATGTGCCGGCGGCGGACGTAGTCCTCCATCTCGCGCTTGATGACACCACCGCGCGGGTGGAAGACCGGCAGCCCCGAGCCGATCTCGTCCGGGAAGCTGTAGAGGTCGAGCTCGGTGCCCAGGCGGCGGTGGTCGCGGCGCTGGGCCTCCTCGATGCGGTGCAGGTGTGCCTCGAGGTCCTCCTTGGACGCCCAGGCGGTGCCGTAGATGCGCTGCAGCTGCTTGTTCTTCTCGTCGCCGCGCCAGTAGGCCGCGGCCGAGCGCATCAGCGTGAACGCCGGGATCCGCTTGGTGG from Aeromicrobium phoceense encodes:
- a CDS encoding SipW-dependent-type signal peptide-containing protein; its protein translation is MRDTAMTSHDGRLRSTWRVVASVPVRLLLSLGLVLGFAAVGTTAYWADTATFTTGKIEAGSLDLQLGGRDPVTGEIRWEAVGLNQSWTYSVMQLDNVSPGESVSMELHMRNVGTTPLTFTAVGTSTTNDMNPHLSATTMLGGTANNVGTREAVNRTGTCTGGTPWWTNHVLSTTGQPVTPNNTPIRMNANESIRVCMLAGLSSAAPNSFQGTSTTIRVVISAKQVGAP
- a CDS encoding HIT family protein, whose translation is MPDPDGLERLWAPYRMAYVREAGNDAGCPFCAMVAGERQTDLIVVRGEHCFVAMNLYPYNPGHLMVLPLRHESGLTELSLEESSELTLLTQQAIRAIGEVSSPHGFNVGLNLGASAGGSISQHLHQHVVPRWGGDANFMTVVGRTKALPQTIAESAELLRDVWEKMA
- a CDS encoding alternate-type signal peptide domain-containing protein, with translation MNKSTKGAVAAGAAAVLLLGGAGSLAYWNAEGDVVGGNIEAGTLTLTPSGTAATWTLNGTAVAGNDLSSVLVVPGDTLRYTGTWTIGATGDNLQADVDFTGLDGTASVADKMTVTDTYTLDAAPLAAGAEITDANDGDVLGATVVVDFPFGTTVDNTSQGMTLDLTEGNITLTQSDATP
- a CDS encoding signal peptidase I, with product MTSTTDRGRFTALRWAGQVVAWLVILVAVSAVAVGVLIPRIGGATPYTILTSSMEPKYPPGTLVVVRPTPAEQIGVGEVVTYQLASGERAVVTHRVVSVALGADGERRFITQGDANSSVDRTPVMPVQIKGTLWYAVPKLGWMSNAIGQDRRNAAVYVVAGGLGLYAAWMLGGALRERFRRARPTDEEARQ
- the thrS gene encoding threonine--tRNA ligase; the protein is MSLSVTVAGAQQQVDPGTRAWQLFSEDPQVIAARVGGDLVDLARELADGDEVEPVAIDSPDGLDILRHSTAHVMAQAVQELFPDAKLGIGPPITDGFYYDFDVEVPFTPEDLAKIESRMKKIVKEGQKFSRREISDDDARAELADEPYKLELIGLKSTAGNGSMEGAAEGASVEVGEGGLSIYDNLKRDGSLAWKDLCRGPHLPTTKRIPAFTLMRSAAAYWRGDEKNKQLQRIYGTAWASKEDLEAHLHRIEEAQRRDHRRLGTELDLYSFPDEIGSGLPVFHPRGGVIKREMEDYVRRRHIEEGFEYVGTPHIAKEGLFYTSGHLPHYGEGMFPALEIDGGDYRLKAMNCPMHNLIFRSRQRSYRELPLRLFEFGHVYRNEKSGVIHGLTRVRGFAQDDSHSYVTPEQAPAEVAHLLNFMLSLLDDFGMDDYYLELSTRDASKDKFIGSDEDWENATKVLEEVATATGLELVPDPGGAAYYGPKVSVQARDAIGRTWQMGTVQYDFNMPSADRFNLEYVAADGTRQQPVMIHSAKFGSIERFMGVLVEHYAGAFPPWLAPVQAVGIPVAERHVEYLERLAVRLRAEGIRFEVDDSDERMQKKIRNAQTQKVPFMVLVGDKDVEANAVSFRFRNGEQENGVSLDDAIDKIVTAVRDRVQV
- a CDS encoding SipW-dependent-type signal peptide-containing protein; translated protein: MRRTRALLGLGLALGLTSVNTLAYWTDEAQLTSGTIQSGSLDLLIDGELSGQGGAVTRTALSASSLIPGESFAFTVPVQRRANTAGFGLSATATSAGGLASHLRWSVFEGTAGTQTTNANGLRSASCTGTSVSTGVALGSTGQSVIGGTNPVVNLGGATFSKTLCIQVSLPSTASNAAQSTSATTTFSLTASQLL
- the pgsA gene encoding phosphatidylinositol phosphate synthase, whose amino-acid sequence is MLERFRAFWNRLFSPVADGLIKIGVTPDMVTWVGTIGVCVGALWLFPQGEFFWGTIFITAFVFSDIIDGTMARKLGRTSKYGAFLDSTLDRVGDAAVFGGIALWYAWEGDSKVYLCLALACLVLGGLTSYARARAESLGMEAKGGIAERSDRLVAILVMTGLSGLFDLPVLQHITLWALAVASAVTVGQRMAMVKRQAEAA
- a CDS encoding signal peptidase I, yielding MRRRLRETILWIGAALGTLCLVWTGVMFAFGLTPLVFTSGSMEPAIGAGDLAFATTVEAVDLAEGDIVSVINDRGTRITHRITKVDRQDDGSAILQLKGDANLSPDQESYRVDDVERVSFAVPEVGRLVNLFGSPNGMFVVGLVVAGLLYLGFRRQDEDDDEPRGPSSGHDGDGDVDGDSSTRGASAVLRPVTMGVSLAALALSATVGPAVQSTTAAFSDSAQLTTGSVGAAALPTRPSSISCSKPFLSTSAVVSWSDDDARHGYYYEVDDDAAFGSPDAEASVAPNGSNSFTFNSGSAGGWFSSTTYHLRVYSALVGPGGALTWRSASYRSYRVTRSAFFNDFSCSAVTSPAN
- the pdxS gene encoding pyridoxal 5'-phosphate synthase lyase subunit PdxS, coding for MSTQNPSNDQSTTGSARVKRGMAEMLKGGVIMDVVDAEQAKIAEDAGAVAVMALERVPADIRSQGGVARMSDPDLIDGIIEAVSIPVMAKARIGHFAEAQVLQSLGVDYIDESEVLTPADYANHIDKWAYTVPFVCGATNLGEALRRITEGAAMIRSKGEAGTGDVSNATGHMRKIRAEIARLQSLPKDELFVAAKELQAPYDLVVEVAEAGKLPVVLFTAGGIATPADAAMMMQLGAEGVFVGSGIFKSGNPAQRAEAIVKATTFYDDPDVIAKVSRGLGEAMVGINVDEIPEPHRLETRGW